The genome window TTTTCAAAACTACAGTAGAGAGCAATAAGATAACCGGATAAGCTAGACACTACACCAAGTAAAATACAAGATAGTAATGCTACAACTTGCTGAACCATCAGCCAGCGATTTTCTAATCCTGCTTTTACTCCAGTTAGGTTTGCACCTTTAAGGATGGCTCGGTAAAATCTGTACCACGAATGTCGCAGCCACTTAAGTTTATACCTGAGAGGTCTTCGTTACGAAAAGATTGTCCTCTCAAATCTTCATTGGAAAAATTTTTATTTCCACTTTTATAGCTTTTTATAAGCTTATCAGCTTTCATGATATTAGCTTTTAATATTACTTTTAAGTAAAATGAAATTATTAAAAGACACATTTCAAAGCATGTATAAATTAAGTGTTTTCCTTGAATATGGATTAATATAGTACATTATGTCTAAAAAAAATAGCCATAGCAATTACAGTAACAATTTTTATATTGAGTACAGTTCTATTTGGTTTTCCATCTAATGCTGAAGAGAAAACACCATTAAGATATTTAGCAATCAATGTCGGCAATGCTTCTTTAACATTTGGATGCTGGGAATACAAGTTGTGTCGCCAACAAGATGTCCAAAATATACGCAACTACATTAGCACCTGGAAACCCGATATAATTATGCTTTCTGAGGTGTATCGAGCAGAGCAACTCACTGGTAAAAAGCGAACAGGCTAATTTTACCAGATGGTTACACTGGGGTTTGCGGAAAGAGTGTTGATCGCTATACGGGTCAGCTAGTTGATTGGAATGCTGACAATGCCTCACATGAACATGAATGTATTGCTTGGAAGACCTCGCGCCTTTCTCTTATTCCAAATAGTTCTAAATCTGTTTACGGACGTAATGATGGTTATGGTCGTAATTATTTGATTTATGACAGTGGTAGTTATGCAGAGCCTGAACCGAACTGCAATTACGACTTTACAGGCTTCCGTAGCAAATTGCTACTTGATAATAAATTTAGTATTACTGCTGTTGCTGTTCATCCTGATTCTGGCAATGACAGATGCCGAACAAAAGAAATATCTCATTATTGGTCAAAACTTGCGGATGGTTCTTACGTGATTATTGGCGGTGATTGGAATACAAGTTCTGACAAAGAACTCCAAAACCAAAAGCATTTATGGTGAATTATTTACGAGGTCAACACTGGAACCTGGCAAAACACTCACGCGAATACAGTGCCAAATATTTTTTGGCAAAATTAAGAGAAAACTTGATCACACGTATTCTAATTTTGGTAATCCTTGTAGCAACTGTGGCAATTTCTACGGTACTGATAGTCTCCCTTTTGGATCAGCACTCGGTGGCTATGATGGACACCCACGTGCAGACAATGGTGAAGGCACGGATCATCGTCAAATACTTGTTGACATGACAATTTAGTAAAGCCTGATTTTTGACAGTCTTTCTTTTAATTGAACGAGTAAGTTCTAAATCACTCATATCGGGCAATAGTAAATCGACTAACACAACATCAGGATTTACTTGTTCAATTAACTGAAAACCTATCTTTCCCCCCTATGGGCTGACCCTGTAACTTCTATATCAGGAGATTGTTCAATGGCAGTTTTGAAGCCTAAGAGTGTGAATGTTTCTGGTTCAACAATTACTATTCTCAGCATGATTTTATTAAATCTCTAATAATAAATGGCTATTTATTGGCGGATTTATTATTGGTGTCCCTGCCGTGCCTGTCCTTCTTGCCGTGAAGCTGCCATAGGCTACAACCTATACAGTGTGTGGATTGCCGTGATTTATGCCGTATGCCGTGGAAACCCATAAAAGCCCTTTTTACATCCCTCCTGCTCACTACGGCAGTACGGCAACACACTCACCAATCGGGTAGAGAGTAGCTATCATTGCCGTCATAATTTATCCTTTTACCCTCTACTAATTCAGCTAAACCATCAATTAATTCTTGCTCTGAATAGCCTGATAACCTGTCTGCCTTCTTCAAATCGCGTAATGTTTTTGGCGTTTTAGATTTAACATTCTGGAAGTATTCATAAATCTTTGTAGCCACTCCAGATAATGGCTTTGGCTGGTGATGATGAGCAGCAGTTAAATTAAATTCTAGGTCATATACTCTATCGACATATTCATCATTATCAGCAGTAGAATTGTCGTTCTTAAATAAATTAGGCATCAATGCCACAACAAAACCACCCACAGATGCAATCATAACTGGACGAAGATTTTGATAAGAGACTGATTTAACTTCCTGGTATTTAGATTTAATTTGTTCCCGATCTTGCTTACCGGGAATGATGTCACCTCTATTCAAAATCAATTCCAATACGCCATAAGATTCTTGTTCCCGTCCGTTCTTAATATACTTGTTACCCAACAGCAACAAATTCAGGCACATTCTTGTTTGAGAATCCATCTTTTCAATGCCCAAGGCTGCCAAATTAAAAGACTGTAGGGAAGCGATAAATTTAGTATTAAACTCTCGACCAATCAGTAAAATATCAAGTAATTTACTCCCATAATTCCAATCAGAGTAAAGCTTGCTTAACTGATCAGCAATCACTAACCAGTCATCCAAAATCAGAATCAATGGTGGTAAGGATTCACGTTGTGATTCTGGTAATTGCTTACGTTGTTTGTAGGTCAGGTAAAAGTTATCAATTACGTCTTTAGCTAGGTCTGGGTTCTCCTGATCAAAGACAATTACCCGCCCCTTCTGTGTTAAACCGCAGAAACTATCATTCTTAGCACTAATTACCCAGATATCCGCGCCTGGGGCATCACCCAAGATTTTCCCAATTAAGTAATTGAGGGTGACTGATTTACCACTCCCTGGTGCAGCGACTAAAGCAGTAGAACTATCAGCTTTGGCTAGGGCTTGCAAAGTATTGAGGGCAATAGCTTCTGATGGGTGAAGGCTGACAGAGCTATTAGGGTGTAATGCCTGCGGTTGTTCCCCGGTTACTTTGTCGTCACCCCTGGCGATATCGTGAATCGACTGCCCTGGTAAAGCCCCGGCTGGTTGTCCAGTGGTCTGCTGTAGTTGCGCTCGTGCCTCAGCTTCAGCCCTTAACCTCACTTGCTCTTGAAATATGGCTAACTCTTGCGGTGTCATTTGAGACAATTGTGCTGCCCTTGCCCGTCGATTCTCACTCCATTGGTGGAACTCGTAGTCTAGTTGGGCGGTGTAACTTTCCTTATGGAGCCTTAACCCTTCCCTAAGTTTGGCAATTAACCAGTTGGTTCGGAGTTCTTCTCTAACGGATGGTAACAGGAGCATTAATCGCCATTCTCTAGCTAAGGACAATGCGTAGGCTCCCCATTGATATCACACCAACTAATCCCCACCAAGGTTTTGCAGGATTGCTTGGTTCTATTATTCTTAAGCGGGTAGCCTTGGTAGGCAGAAAATTATCACGTTGAAATTCTGGGTTGGCTGGTGCGTAAGCTTCGGCATAAAACTCAGACAAGGGCATTATGTAGCGTTTATCTGGTGTGCAATATCTAGCACGGTTCTCTGGTAAGGTCAGCGTATTCGGGATGAAGCAATATTCAACCAAACTAATCTGAGTGCCTGTAAATGACTTAGCCCCACAAATTAACCCGATGGTTGCCAGCACCCCTACAGTGATATTGTTGGCTGTCCCTGAACTTCTGTATGACTCGAATTGCTTATGTTTCATTGGTTTGCCCCTAAAGACTGCTGCCAATAGCAACAACCCCACTGCACCTAACCCCATCAACAGCCAGGGGGTTCAGATTGAGGAGTTGGTTTAACTTCGTAGCTTCTAACTTCCTCATAGAACCGTGCCTTACCTGTCTTAGTCGCTTCGCTCACAACCCGATATTCATCAAAGGCTATCCACAACGAAGCCCCTACACTGGCAGTCTGAACAGTCGCCACCATGAAGTCTTTGCCAATGTGGAGTCTGCCGTCATATTGAATCTTGGTGAGGGTGTTGGCGAAGAATAACCCCAATACAATGCTGCCCAGTGTGCCAGAAGCGATCGCGCCAATTCCTAAACTCGTTAGCAGGCTGACTCCAGTGTTAGCGGTGAATACGCCCAAAAATGTGGCTAGTGCTTTGTTGAGGAGTTGTTTGTTATTGAAGACATCCCTAATAGATTGCTCTAGCCTTTCACCGTCTTCATCTTCTGGCGTTGGCTTTTCTTGTTGCTGTTCACTCCAATTGGTAGAGGAAGTTAGGTGATTGGTGGAGTGAAATTGAGATAACAAAGCATCTAATTCATTCATTTTTACTCCTAACCATACAACCGGGCATGAAAGCCAGAGTTTCTCATCCTCTGGCTTTTTACTTATGGCTTAGATGCCCATAAAGTTGCGGAACCACTGCCCTACACGGCTAATTCCAGCAGTGCGGCTGTAATTAGGCTTGGGTATGCGGTCGGTTTTGGCTTCACTGCCGTTAGTCCACAGTGCAGTAGTTACCGCAGTTTCATAGGCGCGATCTGCTGTGTCTTGGGCTTCTGGTACTTTGTTAGATGCCTTGATTAAATCCGCCTCATATTTTGCGATCGCCATTAAATCGGCTGTGGCCCCTGCTATTTGAATCAAGGATGAGCGTTGAGCGTGTCGGGTAGCTTCCGCAGTGGTAGCGTTGACGTATTCCGCCTGCATTTCCACCATCTCGTTTTTGAAACGCTGTTCACTCCCTTTCGATGAATTGATAGCTTTGAGTGTTTGCGTTCCGTGCTTCTGGGTTAGTTGCACCAACTCCGCGTAGGCTTGATTGACATCCCCGGTTGTTTCAATGATTTTGCGGTATGCCTCCAGCGCCTTGGGTAAATTCGCTTTGGCAGTTTCCGACAGTCGCGCCATATCTGCAATTCGGGTGATTACCGTTTGGTCGCCCTGGAGTGCTTTGTTAAAGTCCTCCGCCGACACATCAAACAGCTTGCTCATTGCCGAGAGAGTACCAGGGGCATTATTAGGGATATGGTTTTTCAGCTTGGCAGATCCATAGTTACGTGCCATGTTTTACTCCTATTGCTGGTACTTGAGTTGATGAACCAATGCCTCTGCTAACCCCAACAGGTCAGCTAAGGTCACTCGTTTGTAAAGACCTTGGATAATGGGCGAAACTGTTAAAAGGGCTTGGTTTGATGCCGTACTGCCAATTACGTTAATTTCTGCACCTAGCAGGGTTTGGGCTATGTTTTGCAGCAGCAACAGTTTCTCTACCTTATTTAGTTGTTCAAATGTGCTGCCGTACTGCTGTTGAAGTTCATCTAGGTATGAACCATCTCCCGGCATTGTTGAGGTGAAGTAGCCGATTGGTT of Nostoc sp. MS1 contains these proteins:
- a CDS encoding pentapeptide repeat-containing protein; this translates as MKADKLIKSYKSGNKNFSNEDLRGQSFRNEDLSGINLSGCDIRGTDFTEPSLKVQT
- a CDS encoding type IV secretory system conjugative DNA transfer family protein yields the protein MSLAREWRLMLLLPSVREELRTNWLIAKLREGLRLHKESYTAQLDYEFHQWSENRRARAAQLSQMTPQELAIFQEQVRLRAEAEARAQLQQTTGQPAGALPGQSIHDIARGDDKVTGEQPQALHPNSSVSLHPSEAIALNTLQALAKADSSTALVAAPGSGKSVTLNYLIGKILGDAPGADIWVISAKNDSFCGLTQKGRVIVFDQENPDLAKDVIDNFYLTYKQRKQLPESQRESLPPLILILDDWLVIADQLSKLYSDWNYGSKLLDILLIGREFNTKFIASLQSFNLAALGIEKMDSQTRMCLNLLLLGNKYIKNGREQESYGVLELILNRGDIIPGKQDREQIKSKYQEVKSVSYQNLRPVMIASVGGFVVALMPNLFKNDNSTADNDEYVDRVYDLEFNLTAAHHHQPKPLSGVATKIYEYFQNVKSKTPKTLRDLKKADRLSGYSEQELIDGLAELVEGKRINYDGNDSYSLPDW